TTCCAAGAACCACACAAGTCAGTGGGTTTTCCGCACGGAAGACCGGAACACCTGTTTCTTTGGTGAGGTAGTGTTCGAGACCACGGAGGAGGCAACCACCACCTGTGAGAACGATCCCTCGTTCCACGATGTCGGCTGCCAGTTCTGGAGGAGTGCGCTCGAGAACCGATTTGATCCCGTCTAGGATTTCGTCTGTTGGTTCTTTGAGGGCTTTACGGATTTCGTTGGAATCAAGTTCGAGGGTACGTGGGAGACCAGAGATGGCATCACGGCCTTTGACTTCCATCGTGTCGACACGTTTGTCTGCGAATGCATTTCCGATGGTAAGTTTAATGTCCTCTGCCGTTCTTTCTCCAACGACTAGGTTGTATTGGTTACGGAGGTATTTCACAATGGCTTCATCAAATTCGTCACCACCAGTTCGGATGGACTCAGCGATTACCATACCACCGAGAGAGATCACTGCGATTTCTGTGGTTCCCCCGCCGATATCCACAATCATGTTCCCTGCTGGTTCATGGATAGGGATGTTGGCACCGATGGCAGCGGCAAGCGCTTCTTCGATGAGAAAAATTTCGCGGGCACCGGCTTGTTCAGCGGACTCACGAACAGCACGTCTTTCCACTTCGGTAATTCCCGAAGGAACCCCGATGACGATGCGCGGTTTTACAAATGTAGTGCGGTTGTGGACTTTTGCGATGAAGTAACGGATCATCTTTTCCACAGTTTCGAAGTCAGCGATGACCCCGTCTTTCATAGGGCGGATGGCAACGATGTCACCAGGAGTCCTTCCTAGCATTCGTTTTGCTTCTTGTCCCACGGCAAGGACTCGACCAGTTGAGGCTTGGACTGCCACGACCGACGGTTCTGATAGGACGATCCCTTGTCCTTTCACATGCACGAGGGTGTTCGCGGTTCCCAAATCGATTCCCATATCGTTTGAGAAAAGTCCATAAAGATTATCAAATATCATATCAGATCCTGTGAAAGAAGTACGAAGGGGGGAATTTATGGTGGGTTAACACCAAAACTTTACAATTCTACCCGTTCCCCATAATTTTCGGCTGGTTTTTGCTTTCAACCGTAAAAATTTTCGATAGGCTAGTTAGATACAAAATGCTTCCTTTCTCACAAATCTTACGCAAACCAAACCAGGCATTTCGCACGGAAAAGATCCTTGCTGCCATTGATTTGGGCACTAATTCCTTCCACATCGTTGTCGTAAAACTAAGACCGGACGGTACACTCGAATACCTTACGAAAGAAAAGGAATCGGTTCGCTTAGGGAGTGGTAGCAGTGATTATGCGGTCATCACAAACGAGGCAATGGACCGGGGTCTTGCTTGTTTAAAACGATTCAAAACCCTTGCCGACAGTTACAAAGCAGAAATCCGAGCAGTTGCCACAAGTGCACTTAGAGAAGCTGAAAACCGACAGATTTTTCTCGATAGGGCTGAGAAGGAAACGGGCATCCAAATCCAAGTCATTTCAGGTAACGAAGAAGCACGCCTGATTTATTTAGGGATTTTACAGGGCCTTCCGGTATATGAAAAACGAATCCTTCTCATAGACATTGGAGGAGGGAGTACGGAACTTCTAATCGGAGAAAAAGGCGAAATCCTTTTTTCCACCAGCATGAAGTTAGGTGCCATTCGCTTAACAGAGAAATACTTAAAAAAAGATCCACTTTCGGCAACTGATTTGCAAAAATGTAGGATTCACATTGAATCTGTTTTATCAGCTTTTTTACCGCAAATTGAAACTTGGAAACCCTTTATGGTGGTGGGAAGTTCGGGCACTATCACTTCAGTGACCTCCATGGTTCTCGAAAAAAAAGGGGAAAAACGAGAACGGTTAAATGGAACTGAGATTCCAATGGATGCTTTCAAAGAGATCCGCAAACAAGTATTAGATGCCGAAAGCATCAAAAAAAGATTAAAAATCCCAGGACTTGATGCCAAACGAGGTGATATCATCGTGGGTGGGATTTTGGTTTTGGACGAAGTATTACAAAGGATCAAAGCTCCCTCATTTACCGTGAGTGATTTTGCCCTTCGGGAAGGGATTGTCTATGATACAATTGAATCTTGGTACAGACAAACTGATACCTCACTACCGAGACTAGATAACATTCGTGAAAAAGCGATCAAAACCGTTGCGAACCTTTACCCACAAGGGAAACAACATGCCGAAGCTGTTGCAAAACTCACCTTGCAGTTGTTTGATGATTTAAAGGAATTACATGGTCTTGGGAATTTAGAACGTGATTATTTGGAAACGGCTTGTTACCTCCACCAAGTGGGACTTTGTATTTCTCATCATAACTATCACAAACATAGTTATTATATCATTCGTAACTCAGAAGCTATGGTTGGTTTTTCTAATTCAGAAATTGAAATCATCGCACTACTTGCTCGTTACCATAGAAAAGGTGGACCCAAAGGAAAACATGAAGAGTTTAAAAACCTTCGACCAGAAGACCAACTTTTGGTTCGGAAGTTAGCATCTTTTTTACGAATCGGAGATGGATTGGATCGTTCTGAAAAATCCATCATTGAACGATTGGATGCTGTTTTGGAAAAAGGAAAAGTGAACTGCAGGTTATATTTTAAGAAAGGGGTAGATCCAAATTTAGAAATTTGGTCTGTGTCCGAAAAAAAGGATTTGTTTGAAGATACATTTAATACAAATTTAGAATTTCACTTACATCCAATATGAAAAGAATTATTTATGTAATTTTATGTTTAGTAATATTATCAGGCTCTATCGCTGCTCTTCCGATTGATTTATCTAAAAATTGGTATGTCACCAAAGGATTTGTTACTTCTGAAAATCCAAATAGTAAACACTGGAAAACATTAGAATCTTTACCACTTGCAAACATTCTCACTCAATTTGAATGGGAGAAAAACAAACTTCGTAAAGTGACAATGGCAAAATCTTTTTTGTTGTCCCAATCTGATTTTCAAAAAGCAGATGATGATGCGTTTAGCCTTCATATTCCTTATATCTCAAACTATTATGAAATTTATCTAAACCAAACACTTCTTACCGCAAACGGCCACATAAAAGAAGATAAAATTGAAAAAAGTGGTTATCGTCGCCATATACTTGTTAGAATCAAGAGAAGTCTTTTGAATATGGGACAAAACCAGATTAGGATACTTATCGCTGCTGAAGAAGGAGAGGAGTTGAATGTTTATAAACTTTTTAACGATTTTCCTGCCAATATCAATCTTGCCTCCGAACATTTAAACATTCAGGATGAATATGAAACATACATGTTATTGTTTTTATATATATTTGTAGGAATCTATCATGGATTGTTTTATTGGAAACGCAAACAAGAGATATATAATTTATATTATGCATTGTTTTCCATTTTCCTAGCTATTTATATGATTTTTCGATCACAAGGTGTTTATTCCTTGGGTCTAGAGCCATTTACACAAACCAAAATAGAATATTTTGTAATATTCTTAACTCCTGTTTGGTTGTTGCTGTTCACAGATGTATTTTTTCGTTCAAAAATTAGTAAAATTTCAAAAGTTTATTTTGTATTTAGTTTTTTGTTGGCCATTAGCCAACTTTTTGTAAACAGAGCTACTTCCGTTATTTTGTTACGAATTTGGCAGATTTCCGTTTTGTTTTTCGGAATTATGATCCTCTATTTGATTGTTTCAGCTGTTCGTGCAAACAATAAGGACGCAAAACGATTGCTAGTTGGTGTATTGTTTTTACTTGGTGCGGGAACTTGGGATATATTAGGTGCTTCGGGTATGTTGCCAATCCAAAATCTAAACTTATTGCGATTCGGGTTTATTGTATTTGTTTTAGGGATTGCAGTGGTGTTGGCAAATCGATTTTTACGAGTTCATAGGCAAGTTGAAGAACTCAATTTAAGTTTAGAGAAGAAGGTAGAGGAAAGGACGAACGAATTACAAAATACGTTAACGAAAGTACAGGAGCTTAAAGTCCAACAAGATGGAGATTATTTTTTAACATCTCTACTACTTGATCCCTTGAGCCAAACAAAAGTGGAATCTACAAAAGTTTTACTACAAGCATATATAAAACAAAAAAAAGAATTTGAGTTTCGTGGAAAAAAAAGAGAAATCGGTGGTGATATCATCATCAGTGATAGTATCACTTTGAATGGAAAATCGTATTTAGTTTTTATCAACGGAGATGCGATGGGAAAATCTATCCAAGGTGCTGGTGGTGCGCTTGTCCTTGGTGTTGTATTTTTATCTTTTATCAAACGTACACAGATGATTTTGGAAAACCAAAACAAATCACCCGAACGTTGGATCAAAGAATGTTTTTACGAACTTCAAACAATTTTTGAATCTTTTGATGGCTCAATGCTCGTATCAGTTGTGTTAGGTCTTGTCGAAGAAGATACTGGTGTATTGTATTATCTCAATGCAGAACATCCGTGGACTGTATTATATCGTGATGGAGTCGCATCCTTTATTGAAGAGGAATTAGAACTTAGAAAAATTGGAACAAAAGGAATGGATGGAGATGTGCGAGTCCGAATCTTCCCTTTAGAAAATGGAGATATTTTATTCATAGGTTCCGACGGTCGTGATGATTTAGTGTTAAAAGAAAGTGGTGATGGAAATCGACTCATCAATGAGGACGAAACAAAATTTTTAGAAGTGGTTGAAAAATCAAAAGGTAACTTAGGATTATTAGTTGATAATTTATTGGATGTTGGTGCTTTTTCTGATGACCTTACCTTGCTTAGGATCGAGTGGCTTGGTTCTTTCAAACGAGTATCAAAAGACACACTTTCAAATTTATCTTCGGATGACTACTTATATGCAAAAGTTAAATCGTTATTTGATCTAGGAAATGGGGAAGAGGCTTTTCAAAACATAGAATATTTATTATCAAATGAATCTTTGAGTGATGATATCAGAATTAATTTAATCCGAGAAAAATCTAGAATTTCATTGTTATTGAAAAAATTTGATGTCGCTGTGGAATCATTGGAATCAATATTTCCTTTTTTTGTCACCGATAATGAAATATTACTCCAACTCAGTTTTGCTTACCGTAAGTCAAAAAATATAAAAAAGGCAATTGAGATCGGAGAAAGGTTACGTGCAAGAGATCCAAAACACAGCCGTAACTTAATCAATTTAGTTGAATGTTATCGTCTTATAGGAAATCTAGATAGGGCTAAAAAGATTTTTTATCGATTAGCGACGATTACACCTGAACACCCGCAGGTTGTGAAATTAAGGGAAATTTTAGAACTAGATGTGAAAACATAATCTAAACTATTTTTTTAAGTATCATTAAATCTGCGTTATTTTTCTCTCTTACTAAATATAGGTTATCAGACACTATGGATTTCAAATTTACACCCTACCATTTTTTCGTAGTTGGCTTACTTGCATTTTTGCAATTTACTGTTGTATTGGATTTTATGATTTTGTCTCCTCTTGGTGTCCTCGTAATGCAAGAGTTACAAATTCCAACTGAAAAATTCGGATATGTGGTATCCGCTTATGCATTTAGTGCGGGGATTTCGGGATTGTTAGCTGCTGGTTTTGCAGACCGTTTTGATCGTAAAAAGTTACTTCTCTTTTTTTATGTCGGATTTGTGATCGCAACATTTTTATGTGGCATTGCCATTCGTTATGAATTTTTATTATTTGTAAGAATACTAACAGGGATGTTTGCAGGAGTTTTATCTTCTATCTCCTTTGCCATCGTCGCCGATTTATTTCCTTTGCAAGTTAGAGGAAGGGTGATGGGTTTTATCATGACTGCTTTTGCAGCAAGTCAGGTGTTTGGACTTCCTATTGGAATTTATATATCCAATATTTGGGGTTGGCAATCGCCATTTCTTATGATTGCTGGTGTGAGTGGAGTGGTTGGGTTTTTTATTTTCTTTTTTCTAAAACCCGTAAATAAACATTTAGATAACAAAATAGACACACGTGCATTCCATCATTTAATCGCTACTCTAACAGATCCAAAATACATCCCTGCCTTTATAGCAACTACATTAATGGCAACCGGTGGTTTTATGTTAATGCCATTTGGTTCTGCTTTTTCTGTTCATAATTTAGGAGTCAAACTAGAAGATTTACCATTTATCTATATGGTCACTGGTTTTGTTTCTATGTTAGGTGGTCCAATCATGGGAAAATTGAGTGATGCTATAGGAAAATACAATATGTTTTTTGTTGCTTCCACAATTGCTGCAGTTATAATAATATATTTTACAAGATTAAAGGTAACTCCTCTGCCTACCGTCATTGTATTAAATTCTCTACTTTTTGTTTTTATTGCGGCACGTATGATATCAGCAAATGCAATGAATTCTGCAGTCCCAGAGCTTCATGATAGAGGAGCTTTTATGGCTATCAGTTCTTCCATACAACAGATATCAGGTGGAATCGCTGCTTCTATCGCAGGACTTATTGTAATCCAAACTCCAAGTGGTTATTTAGAACGTTATGAAGTTTTGGGATATGTTGTTGCATCAGCGATTGTTTGTACAGTGATACTAATGTATAAAGTAAATAAAATGATATTGGCTAAAACTTAAACTAACGTTTTTTTTAGAATCCAAGTGTCGTAAAGTTGAATTATGAATCGTAAATATAACTAGAGAATCAATTATCATGACCGTGTTACAGGAGAAATCTGTAGTTTATTTGAATATTGGAGAAACATTTTTTTCCAATGGAAATCACCAGATTAAAACAATCTTGGGTTCTTGCGTTTCTGTATGTCTTTTTCATGAACAAACGAAATATTCCGCAATCAATCATATTTTGTTGCCTAAGGTTACTGATATAAAAGAAGAAAAGAAGAGTTTACGATATGGTGAAAACTCAATGGAACATTTGATTTCTTATTTTGTGAAAAAACAAATTCCACGTAATGAATTAAAAGCAAAAATCTTTGGTGGTACCCAATCTTCATTATTTCCCAATTTCACAGCGGGCCCTAAAAATATTTTATTTGTGCAATCGTATCTTTCCTTTGAAAAAATTCCAATTGTGAGCCAAGATATTGGAGGAGAATTGTATCGTAAACTCTCCTTTCACACAGATTCATTTGATGTTTATATTACAAAATTACATCCACAATCAATTGCAGATATTTCAGTACAAGAAAAACACTTTGAAACGAAAGTGAAAGAGAGAATGTTAAAAAAAACTTCAGTATATACTTTCAACCAATGATTTTTTTTAATACTTCTATCAAATCTTCATCTTCGAATGGTTTTACGATCCATGCTTTAACACCTACATCCTTTCCTGCTTGTCTCAAATGATCGCTAGATTCAGTTGATACGATTAAAATCTTTCCACCTTGTCCTTTAGGATGAGACAAATAGTCTCTTGATAATTCGATACCATTTTTACCAGGCATGTTTATATCAAATACACAACCATCAAATGGACCATTTGCTTCCAAGGATAACATTGCTTGTTCTGCATTTTCAGCTTTGAAAATTTCATAACCTTCACCAGAAAGAATAAGTTCCATTAGCTTAAGAGCTGTTGGAGCATCGTCACATAATAATATTTTTTTAGCCATAATAGACTCCTTTTTTAAGTTTCCAAAATTTGAATGATTTTCTGAGGAATATCAATTAAAGAAGATTGTTGGTTCACTCCACCTAATTGAAATGCTTCTTTTGGCATACCATAAACAACGGAAGATTTTTCATCTTGTCCTATGGTATATCCACCTGTGGTTCGTATATTTTTGATACCATTTGCACCATCACGCCCCATGCCAGTTAATATGATTCCTATACAATGGTTTCCCATTTTACCTTTTGCAATCGAGTCGAACATGACGTCAACAGATGGCCTATGCCCCGATACTTTTTCAAAAGTCTCTAACTCAATATACATTTTTCCCGCCAGTCGCCTAACGAGTAGATGTTTGTCACCGGGTGCTAAATACACACCACCATTTTCTAAAATATCTCCATTTGATGCTTCAATTACATTTAATCCACTCGTCGTTTTAAGCCGCATTGCAAACAAACTTGTGAAGTATTCTGGCATATGTTGGACAATTACAATTGGAGGTAAGTTAGTTGGAAATCGGCCTAGGATATAATCAATTGCTTGTGTTCCACCTGTGGAAGCACCAATTGCGATGATTTTGTATTTTGTATTTTTTTCTTCATTAAATTTGAGTTTAGAAGATTTAACAAATAATGTTTGTTTTTGAAGTTTGAGTTCCGTTCCATATTTTTTGATTTTAGATGTAAGTTCTTTTAACATACGTAAAAAATCATCTTCACTCCCATCTGGTTTTTGAACAAAATCAACAGCTCCATTGGAGAGTGCCGCAACCGTTGCATCCGCACCTGATTGAGTATACGTACTCAACATAATGACTGGAGTAGGATATTTAGGCATAAGCCAATTTAAAAATTCGATTCCACTCATACCTGGCATTACTACGTCCAAACTTATGACATCGGGTCGAAGGGATTCAACAAGTTTCTGAGCTTCATTTGCATTGGCTGCAGTACCAACTACTTGTATGGTAGGATCATCTTTGAAAGTATCAGAAAGCACATTTCTAACTATGTTTTGATCATCAACAATCAAAAGTTTGATCATGAAATTCCAACTAACTCTAATTTGCTGAATATTGATTTTACGTCTAATATTAAGCTTACATTTCCATTACCTAAAATTGTGAAACCATTGACACCTTGTGCATTTTCCATGATTCCCATAAGTGGTTTGATCACAACGTTTTGATTACCAATGATTTCATCCACGCGGATACCGATTAATTTTTTTTCGTATTCTAAAATAATCATTAGAGGATCAAGATTATCATATAAGATATGTTCTTTGTGATTTAAGATATTATTGATGTCAAATATTGGAATGAACGTTCCTCGTATATCGAGTACCTTTTGGCCTTCATCTAGTTCTATTTCTTTTTTATCTCGTAAACTTACAAATTCGCGTAATTCGATTGTTTGGATTGTGAAAAATTTTTGTCCAATTCTAACAACTGTTCCTTCCATGATTCCAAGTGATAATGGAATTCGAAGTACAAACGTTGTTCCTTCACCATATCGGCTATGAATTTCAATTTTTCCGCCTAGTTTAACAATGTTTTGTCGAACTATGTCCATTCCAACTCCGCGACCAGAGATATCAGACACAACCTTGGCAGTTGATAAACCAGGATGGAAAATTAAGTTAAAGACTTCTTGGTCAGTGAATGTTGTTGTATCACCTGACACCAAACCATTCGATTTTGCCTTTTCTAAAATTTTGTTTCGATCCAAACCTTTCCCATCGTCACGGATCATGACCCATACTTCGTTTACGGATTGCCTTGCGCTTAGGAAAATATTCCCAGTATCAGATTTGTTACTTTGGATTCTTTCTTCAGGTGTTTCTAAACCATGGTCTATTGAGTTTCTTAAAATGTGAACAATAGGATCAGCGATTAAATCAACAATGGTTTTATCTATTTCAGTATCTTCTCCTTTGATATGCAAAAGGACTTTTTTGCCAGATTGTTTTTGTAGGTCACGCACAAGTCGTGACATTTTTTGAAACACTCCAGAAATAGGGATCATCCTTGTTGAAAAAGCTACCTCTTGTAAATCTAAGAGGATTTTATGAAAACGAGTCAGAGCTGAATTCAAACTTTCATTCCGAATCGATTTGATTGTTGGGTGTTGTGTGACATTGGATTCGGCTATGACAAGTTCTCCAACTAAATCTAAAAGAGAATCTAACTTATCATTGGCGACTTTTATTTCTTTTCGAATATTTGAACTACCAAATTTGTTTGTTTCTGTAATCCTTTCAATTTGGGGATTGATATTATTATTTTTAGAAATATTTTCTTTTGGTGTGTTTTCAAAGATTTCAAAACGTGTAGAATTTTTTATTTGTTCTGGCTCACTATCTTCAAAAATCTCATACACTTTTGATTTTGATTTCGCACTTGATTCTTTTAATTCTTCTTCTTCCCCAAAAATTTCATAAACATTTTTGTCTTTTTTGGGTGTTACCTCGGAAGGATCGTCTTCCTCTTTCAATTGTAATTTTTTGATTTCAGATTGTAAGGCCTGAATTTGGAGTTCAGTAGGAGAGTCCATTTCTGGATTTCCTTTTAAATTTTCAACCTTTGAAAGTAAATCACGCATTCGATCAAATGTATCAATCAAAACTTGTGTTAAATCTTGTGATGGTATTCGCTTTTGATTGCGTAAAAGATCCATCAATGTTTCGGCTTCATGCGTCAACTTAACAAGTGTTTCTAATTTAAGTAATCCAGATGATCCTTTGAACGTATGAACAGAACGAAACAAATTGTTCATTAGTTCTTCATCAAAATTTCCATCCGATTGTTGGATTTCTTCGATAGCGAGGATTGCGTTTTCACAATCCTCGATCAATTCAAATCCTTCTTGGATGAATCCGAGTAAGAGATCTTCTCTATTCATGGGAATGATTAAAATTTTTCAGTCAGTTGTTCGGAATCGTGTTTTGGAACAGGTTGTGATTTTGATTTTCCTCCATTGGAATTTCCAAAAGACAGTTTGGAATTTTTTCCAAATTCACTAGCAATGTTCTTTAATTCAGCTGAATTCATTTTTTTTTGGTTAGTGATTTGTCTGGTATTTAGTTTTACCAAAGATTCCATTATTTCCATCAAATGAGTCGCTTGTTCTTTGAGTTCATTGGAAGTTGCCGCCAATTCTTCAGAAGCTGATGCCGAGACTTGTGTGGTTTGGTCCATTTGAGTCATTGCCATTGAAATTTGAGAGATACCGGCAGATTGTTCTTTTGAGGACACAGCAATGCCAGAAACTAGTTCCGCCGTCCGATTGATGCTTGGTACAATTTGTTCGATAATTCTTCCAGCCTCTGCAGCAAGGGAAACACTATTGGTTGACAGTTGGTTGATTTCTTGTGCTGCCACTTGGCTTCTTTCTGCTAGTTTACGAACTTCATCCGCAACGACAGCAAATCCTTTTCCATGTTTCCCTGCACGGGCCGCTTCAATCGCTGCGTTTAACGCAAGTAAGTTGGTCTGGTAAGCAATTTCTTCAATAATTTTGATGCGAGATGAAATATTTTTCATCGCCTCTAGAGTTTTTAAAACAGACTCTTGGCCAATAGAAGCTTCACTTGCGGATTTACCAGCGATGGTATTGGTTTCATACGCGGATTCAGCATTTTGTGTGACGGAGGCAGACATTTCCTCAATGGAAGCTGTGGTTTCTTCTACCGATGCTGCTTGTTCGCTTGCTCCTTGGCTTAAGGAAAAGGCAGTGGAAGAAACTTGTTCCGAAGCAACTGTTACCATTCCCACAATTTCCATCGCTGCATTGAGTGATTTAGAAACCCCATAGATGATCCAAGTTGCGACTAAAACTGCAATGATGACAGAACCTGCAAACAATGATAATAAAAAGATAAAAATTGATCTATAAGTTGCGTTCGCTTCTTTGACAGCCTCTGCCATTTTCGCAGTCGAATCTTCAACTATATCTGAAAGTATTTTATCAATCGCATTGGCTGCCGCTCGGCCAACCGTAGATGAATTGAGTTGGGCTTCGCTTGGTTTTTTATTTAATGCAAATGATTTTGTAATTTCGTATTGTTTTTCAAATTCAATCTCAGTGTTACGAAATGTTTCAAATTTTTCTTTTTCGTCTTTGGATTTCATTAAAACTTCCAATTCTTTGGAAGCTTCTAAAAATTCTGTGCGATATTTGTTTCGGTTGGTGAGTCTTTTTTCCGTATCAGCTTGGGTAATGGATAAAATTAAATTTTTCTCCTCTCGGATCATCCATAAAAACTTCAAATTAATCTTATTGGCTAACCTTCGTTTTTCAGCATGTATGTTAACAATGTCATTTAGGCTTTGGTTTAAATCATTGATACTATTAATACCGACAAATGTGTTCGTTCCGATAAGGAAGATAAGTATTGCGAAACCCAAAATTAATTTTGATTTCACTTTCATGTTATTTAAATATTTCATCTCAGTATTCCTTTATTGATTTTTAATTGCAAGAGCGTTGTCTAACGCGAGTTTGTCTTCGTCTTTCAGAAGGTTTTCGATGTTGAGTAAAACCTTTACGTCTTCGTTGATTTTTGCGATGGATTGGACAAACCGATTATTTTCAGACTCACCAAACTTTGGTGCTTCTTCAATATTTTGAGAATTGATGCGGATCACTTCTTTGACAGTGTCTACAATGAGACCCACAAGTTGGTTTTTGAAATTCAGGATGATGATACAGGTTTTGTCATCATAACCTACGTTTTCCATTCGGAATCTGTCACGGACATCGATAAGTGCAATGACTTTTCCACGTAAGTTGATGACACCCTTGATAAACGAAGGCATATCCGGGACTTCCGTTATATTTTGCATACCAACAATTTCTGTAATGTATTTGATTTCGATTCCATAACTTCTATCTGCTAGTGAAAAGATTAAAAATCTATTTTCTAGAGTATCTTCCTCGTTTTCGAAATCATCATTATCATCAGTCAGTGAATCAAATTCACTTGTATTCATATTCGAGACCTCATTTTGGATCAAATTAAAGTATGTTTCAGTTGGTTTCAGTAACCGTACGTTTGGAACTCATTGGAAATTCTAGAGATACGGAAATCTCTTCTTTTGATTTAGCGTACAAATTGGACTTAAGGAGGTTAAAGTATACCTTTCCATCCATGTCTTCAACCATTTTTTTAATGATGGGTAACCCGAGCCCAAGCCCAAATTCTTCTTTAGAATACCTTTCATCTACATATTTATTATGTCTGTAAAATGGTTGGAATAAAATCGTTTCTTGCGATTTAGTAAAATCTAAAGTATGAATGGAAGAATCAAAAGGTGGATTTAATACCTTTATCACGAGATGGTCTCCCGCAATTAAGATTAAAACATATATCACACAATGGTCAGTGCCATATTTCATTGCATTGATGAGCAATTCACGAACAACCCGTTTAAAATTAGATTTATTCAGGTTTACATAAATAGATTGAACATTTTTTGAATTGGAGATTTGGACTTGTTGGGATTTGATCGCTAACATTTCAACAAGTCCACTCACTTCTTCTAATAATAAAGTATGTAATTCTTGGAGATTGACCTGTTCGTATGTATTTGTTTTGTTTTCAAAGATGAGTTGGGCTTCCGCAAGTGTTTTTACTAGTTTTTTTGTACTGTTAAAGTTTTCCTCTAACATATCAAAGATCATAGTAGGAATGATGACATTGTCTCCTTCTCGTTTTGCCTTTCGGACCATGGTTCCTACTGTTGTGACTAGGGCTCCGAGTCCTGACCCTTGCATAAGGGAAGTATTGAGGTTTGGAAGGGCTGTTTCCATCCATTCCCGAGAGATGGTTTTTCCTTCTATTTCTTCTCTCCAATCAAAGATACGAATGATTTCTCGGTGGAGTGATTCTTCGTAATGGATTATGTTCTGTTCTTCCATAGCCAAATCTGACGAAGAAACGATACATTCTTCTAGAAGTAATAAACTTAAAATATAATAGTTTTTAGTATCAATCGGGATAGGAGCAATTTGAGAGCGAATCTTTTGATGGTTGAAAAGGATTTCTGCTTCTTCGGGTAAATTTTCGTCCCTTACTTTTTTAAGTGATTCTTCCCATCGATTGGCAAATTCAGACTCTATCTCTGAAATGTTTTTTCCGAGTTCAGGTTCAAAACGTATCTTTTCGTTTAAAAAATATGGACCTAAAAAATTTTTCAAACAGAGGGATTCATCAAAAACAAAAA
The sequence above is a segment of the Leptospira sp. WS39.C2 genome. Coding sequences within it:
- a CDS encoding chemotaxis protein CheD, giving the protein MTVLQEKSVVYLNIGETFFSNGNHQIKTILGSCVSVCLFHEQTKYSAINHILLPKVTDIKEEKKSLRYGENSMEHLISYFVKKQIPRNELKAKIFGGTQSSLFPNFTAGPKNILFVQSYLSFEKIPIVSQDIGGELYRKLSFHTDSFDVYITKLHPQSIADISVQEKHFETKVKERMLKKTSVYTFNQ
- a CDS encoding response regulator yields the protein MAKKILLCDDAPTALKLMELILSGEGYEIFKAENAEQAMLSLEANGPFDGCVFDINMPGKNGIELSRDYLSHPKGQGGKILIVSTESSDHLRQAGKDVGVKAWIVKPFEDEDLIEVLKKIIG
- a CDS encoding chemotaxis response regulator protein-glutamate methylesterase, with protein sequence MIKLLIVDDQNIVRNVLSDTFKDDPTIQVVGTAANANEAQKLVESLRPDVISLDVVMPGMSGIEFLNWLMPKYPTPVIMLSTYTQSGADATVAALSNGAVDFVQKPDGSEDDFLRMLKELTSKIKKYGTELKLQKQTLFVKSSKLKFNEEKNTKYKIIAIGASTGGTQAIDYILGRFPTNLPPIVIVQHMPEYFTSLFAMRLKTTSGLNVIEASNGDILENGGVYLAPGDKHLLVRRLAGKMYIELETFEKVSGHRPSVDVMFDSIAKGKMGNHCIGIILTGMGRDGANGIKNIRTTGGYTIGQDEKSSVVYGMPKEAFQLGGVNQQSSLIDIPQKIIQILET
- a CDS encoding chemotaxis protein CheA, coding for MNREDLLLGFIQEGFELIEDCENAILAIEEIQQSDGNFDEELMNNLFRSVHTFKGSSGLLKLETLVKLTHEAETLMDLLRNQKRIPSQDLTQVLIDTFDRMRDLLSKVENLKGNPEMDSPTELQIQALQSEIKKLQLKEEDDPSEVTPKKDKNVYEIFGEEEELKESSAKSKSKVYEIFEDSEPEQIKNSTRFEIFENTPKENISKNNNINPQIERITETNKFGSSNIRKEIKVANDKLDSLLDLVGELVIAESNVTQHPTIKSIRNESLNSALTRFHKILLDLQEVAFSTRMIPISGVFQKMSRLVRDLQKQSGKKVLLHIKGEDTEIDKTIVDLIADPIVHILRNSIDHGLETPEERIQSNKSDTGNIFLSARQSVNEVWVMIRDDGKGLDRNKILEKAKSNGLVSGDTTTFTDQEVFNLIFHPGLSTAKVVSDISGRGVGMDIVRQNIVKLGGKIEIHSRYGEGTTFVLRIPLSLGIMEGTVVRIGQKFFTIQTIELREFVSLRDKKEIELDEGQKVLDIRGTFIPIFDINNILNHKEHILYDNLDPLMIILEYEKKLIGIRVDEIIGNQNVVIKPLMGIMENAQGVNGFTILGNGNVSLILDVKSIFSKLELVGIS
- a CDS encoding methyl-accepting chemotaxis protein produces the protein MKYLNNMKVKSKLILGFAILIFLIGTNTFVGINSINDLNQSLNDIVNIHAEKRRLANKINLKFLWMIREEKNLILSITQADTEKRLTNRNKYRTEFLEASKELEVLMKSKDEKEKFETFRNTEIEFEKQYEITKSFALNKKPSEAQLNSSTVGRAAANAIDKILSDIVEDSTAKMAEAVKEANATYRSIFIFLLSLFAGSVIIAVLVATWIIYGVSKSLNAAMEIVGMVTVASEQVSSTAFSLSQGASEQAASVEETTASIEEMSASVTQNAESAYETNTIAGKSASEASIGQESVLKTLEAMKNISSRIKIIEEIAYQTNLLALNAAIEAARAGKHGKGFAVVADEVRKLAERSQVAAQEINQLSTNSVSLAAEAGRIIEQIVPSINRTAELVSGIAVSSKEQSAGISQISMAMTQMDQTTQVSASASEELAATSNELKEQATHLMEIMESLVKLNTRQITNQKKMNSAELKNIASEFGKNSKLSFGNSNGGKSKSQPVPKHDSEQLTEKF
- a CDS encoding chemotaxis protein CheW, with the translated sequence MNTSEFDSLTDDNDDFENEEDTLENRFLIFSLADRSYGIEIKYITEIVGMQNITEVPDMPSFIKGVINLRGKVIALIDVRDRFRMENVGYDDKTCIIILNFKNQLVGLIVDTVKEVIRINSQNIEEAPKFGESENNRFVQSIAKINEDVKVLLNIENLLKDEDKLALDNALAIKNQ